In a genomic window of Henningerozyma blattae CBS 6284 chromosome 9, complete genome:
- the CCC1 gene encoding Ccc1p (similar to Saccharomyces cerevisiae CCC1 (YLR220W); ancestral locus Anc_8.437) — MSVVGLKNVVVSLASKVTNNNNIANSSPPLLSQSSSNYGTNTLSTDLESGSSMKNGLDRSNLQDQDINNHHHLDEDSTTDLDYFHQQHTHTHFWNKIFGEIDPRVISDLIIGLSDGLTVPFALTAGLSSLGDSKLVITGGFAELISGAISMGLGGYLGAKSESDYYYSEIKKQKKIFINDSMLVNHEVEDILMEINPDFSNETILSFIKDLQKQPELMVDFIIRYGKGLDEPAENRQLISAITIGGGYFFGGVIPLLPYFFVTEVGKGLFYSIIVMAITLFWFGIFKSQMSMGADCPIKKQTLEGIQMVAVGGVAAGAAWYFVKLLG, encoded by the coding sequence ATGTCAGTAGTAGGACTCAAAAACGTGGTAGTCTCCTTGGCTTCCAAAGTcaccaacaacaacaatattGCAAACTCATCTCCCCCTCTATTATCCCAATCATCATCTAATTATGGCACAAACACTCTGTCAACAGATTTGGAATCAGGCTCATCCATGAAAAATGGTTTGGATCGTTCCAATCTCCAGGACCAAGATATTAACAACCACCACCATCTCGACGAAGATTCCACCACAGATTTAGATTATTTCCATCAACAACACACTCATACCCATTTCtggaataaaatattcGGAGAGATCGACCCACGTGTCATTAGTGATTTAATCATTGGGTTGAGTGATGGTCTGACTGTTCCGTTTGCATTGACTGCCGGTCTTTCATCGTTGGGGGACTCCAAATTGGTCATCACCGGTGGATTTGCTGAATTAATCTCAGGTGCCATCTCAATGGGTCTTGGTGGTTATTTAGGTGCCAAGAGTGAATCcgattattattattcggaaattaaaaagcagaaaaaaatatttataaacgATTCCATGCTAGTAAACCATGAAGTAGAAGATATATTGATGGAGATCAATCCTGATTTCTCAAATGAAACCATTctttcatttattaaagatttacaAAAACAACCTGAATTGATGGTTGATTTCATCATTAGATATGGTAAGGGTCTAGATGAACCGGCTGAAAATAGACAATTGATAAGTGCCATCACTATTGGTGGAGGGTATTTCTTCGGTGGGGTCATCCCATTATTACCTTATTTCTTTGTAACTGAGGTCGGAAAGGGCTTGTTCTATTCCATCATAGTAATGGCCATAACTTTGTTCTGGTTCGGTATATTCAAATCTCAAATGTCTATGGGTGCTGATTGTCCAATTAAAAAACAGACTTTAGAAGGTATACAGATGGTAGCTGTGGGAGGTGTGGCTGCTGGTGCAGCTTGGtattttgttaaattattaggTTGA
- the HTB1 gene encoding histone H2B (similar to Saccharomyces cerevisiae HTB1 (YDR224C); ancestral locus Anc_8.438), whose amino-acid sequence MSAKAEKKPASKAPAEKKPASKTAAEGKVKRSKARKETYSSYIYKVLKQTHPDTGISQKSMSILNSFVNDIFERIATEASKLAAYNKKSTISAREIQTAVRLILPGELAKHAVSEGTRAVTKYSSSTQA is encoded by the coding sequence ATGTCTGCCAAAGCCGAAAAGAAGCCCGCCTCCAAAGCCCCAGCTGAAAAGAAACCAGCTTCCAAGACGGCTGCTGAAGGTAAGGTCAAGAGATCCAAGGCCAGAAAGGAAACCTACTCCTCTTATATCTACAAGGTCTTGAAACAAACCCATCCAGACACCGGTATTTCTCAGAAATCCATGTCTATTTTGAACTCTTTTGTCAACGATATTTTCGAAAGAATCGCCACCGAGGCCTCCAAGTTGGCCGCTTACAACAAGAAATCTACCATTTCTGCCAGAGAAATCCAAACTGCCGTCAGATTGATCTTGCCGGGTGAATTGGCTAAACACGCCGTCTCTGAAGGTACCAGAGCTGTTACTAAGTATTCCTCTTCCACTCAAGCTTGA
- the HTA1 gene encoding histone H2A (similar to Saccharomyces cerevisiae HTA1 (YDR225W); ancestral locus Anc_8.439) yields the protein MSGGKGGKAGSAAKASQSRSAKAGLTFPVGRVHRLLRRGNYAQRIGSGAPVYLTAVLEYLAAEILELAGNAARDNKKSRIIPRHLQLAIRNDDELNKLLGNVTIAQGGVLPNIHQNLLPKKTSKPTKASQEL from the coding sequence ATGTCCGGTGGTAAAGGTGGTAAAGCTGGTTCTGCTGCTAAAGCTTCTCAATCCAGATCTGCTAAGGCTGGTTTAACTTTCCCAGTCGGTAGAGTCCACAGATTATTGAGAAGAGGTAACTACGCTCAAAGAATCGGTTCTGGTGCTCCAGTCTATTTGACTGCTGTTTTGGAATACTTGGCTGCCGAAATCTTAGAATTGGCTGGTAACGCCGCCAGAGATAACAAGAAATCCAGAATCATTCCAAGACATTTACAATTGGCCATCAGAAACGATGACGAATTGAACAAACTGTTGGGTAACGTCACCATTGCGCAAGGTGGTGTCTTGCCAAACATTCATCAAAACTTATTGCCAAAGAAGACTTCCAAACCAACAAAGGCTTCTCAAGAATTATAG